The Vicinamibacterales bacterium genomic interval GCGGCCGGAGACCGGCGGGTCGGGCAGCGGGTTCAGCCTGCAGTTCTCGCGCGATCCCGGGCAGACGCTGCTCTACCTGATCGACGGCACCAATCAGCGGGTGTGGATCCTGCGCCGGAAGGACCTGGCGATCCTCGACCGCTTCGGACGGCCGGGACGCCAGGCGGGCGAGTTCATCCGCGCGCACATGATCGCCATCGACTCGAAGAACCGGATGTACACCGGCGAGGCCGGCAACGGGCGCCGCATCCAGCGGTGGATCCTCAAGGGCACGCGGCCCGCCTCCAGCGTCAAGCCGCCCGCGCACGAGTAGGCGCGCCCGCCCACGGCGGACACACCGTCGCGCCCGGGCGCGATCAGGTGCCGCAGAACGTGCGATACGGGCGATCGGACGGCGGCGCAGGGTCGGTGTAGGGCGGCGCCGCGGCGTCGTGGTCGTAGGGCCGCGCCAGCGCGGCCAGCAGCCGGTCGAGGGGGGCGAGGTCGCCGTCGGCGGCCGCCGAGGCGAGCGCCGCCTCCACGAGGTGGTTGCGGGGAATCACCGCCGGACTCGTCCGGCGCATCAGCGCGCGCGCGGTCGAGGCCGGCTGGCCATCGCGGGCCCGCCGCTCGAGCCACGACGTCCGCCAGGCCTCGAAACGCGCATCGCCGGCGGCGACGACGGCCCCGTCGTCGGGCGCGGCCAGCGCACGGAAGGTGTTCGTGAAGTCGGCGTGCGTCTCGTGCATCCACGCCAGGAGACCGTCCACGATCGCCGAATCGCCCTCGTCCGGCGTCGCCAGGCCGAGCTTCGCGCGCATGCCGGCGAGCCAGTGCGCCTGGAACCGCGCCTTGAAGCGTTCGAGGCCGTGGTTGGCGCGTTCCACCGCGCGGTCCCGGTCGTCGTCGAGGATCGGCAGCATGGCCTCGGCCAGGCGCGCCAGGTTCCATTGCGCGATCGCGGGCTGGTTGGCATAGGCGTATCGCCCGCCCTGGTCGATCGAGCTGAACACGGTCGCCGGGTCGTAGACGTCCATGAAGGCGCACGGCCCGTAGTCGATGGTCTCGCCGGCGAGCGACATGTTGTCGGTGTTCATCACGCCGTGGACGAAGCCCACGAGCTGCCACCGCGCGACGAGGTGCGCCTGGCGCTCCAGGATGGCGTCGAAGAGCGCGGCCGTCGGCGCCGGCATGTGCCGCGTGTCCGGATAGTGGCGTTCCGCCGTGTA includes:
- a CDS encoding YdiU family protein, which gives rise to MTAGPTTTGAAASAGWRLEHTYASLPPLFHARVAPTPVREPAFVVFNVGLAASLGLDPAALETPDGAAIFAGNALPDGALPLAQAYAGHQFGHFTGLGDGRALLLGEQITPEGRRVDVQLKGAGPTPFSRRGDGRAALGPMLRELVIGEAMHALGIPTSRALAVVSTGEPVYREEALPGAVLTRVAASHLRVGTFEWAAAHRDAAALRALADYTAERHYPDTRHMPAPTAALFDAILERQAHLVARWQLVGFVHGVMNTDNMSLAGETIDYGPCAFMDVYDPATVFSSIDQGGRYAYANQPAIAQWNLARLAEAMLPILDDDRDRAVERANHGLERFKARFQAHWLAGMRAKLGLATPDEGDSAIVDGLLAWMHETHADFTNTFRALAAPDDGAVVAAGDARFEAWRTSWLERRARDGQPASTARALMRRTSPAVIPRNHLVEAALASAAADGDLAPLDRLLAALARPYDHDAAAPPYTDPAPPSDRPYRTFCGT